One genomic window of Punica granatum isolate Tunisia-2019 chromosome 1, ASM765513v2, whole genome shotgun sequence includes the following:
- the LOC116205864 gene encoding extensin-like codes for MAEENQLAVFEDDTPFNPIHSQAPTMHAPPPHVSPASVPLAHRGASPTHLPPPASSGAHSAYSGGQTSSAADDHARIAVLESTVNQLAATMATNMAELMALLKGPNRASLSFTPPLGYGPAVDPNPWAQPTLIPDNGDTSAPTIVNASAAHPVNNLPAPPSFSHPANLPAVTPVPSATMLEPPMLVPPRISTPVPVSVSASVLVPTSTVPPPIIFLPTTAQAPAHAAEPPPCQVPQPHIGLSYQAPPPINIAYSEPGTPSHAAPRAPPTNFLPEIETEQERRMKRMEETIKALQAGDPRHRTSYLDSTLFPGM; via the coding sequence ATGGCAGAGGAAAATCAACTAGCTGTCTTTGAGGATGATACGCCGTTCAAccctattcattctcaagcacCGACTATGCATGCGCCACCACCACACGTGTCCCCTGCAAGCGTGCCACTAGCACATCGGGGAGCTTCCCCGACTCATCTTCCGCCACCTGCATCTTCGGGCGCACACTCGGCATATTCAGGAGGGCAGACATCTTCTGCAGCTGATGATCATGCACGTATTGCAGTACTCGAGAGCACGGTCAATCAACTGGCTGCCACCATGGCTACCAATatggccgagctcatggccctACTCAAAGGTCCAAATCGCGCTTCTTTGAGCTTCACCCCACCTCTCGGGTACGGGCCAGCAGTCGATCCAAACCCATGGGCCCAGCCGACCTTGATTCCCGATAATGGAGATACGTCTGCCCCAACGATAGTGAACGCGTCGGCGGCCCATCCGGTTAACAATCTTCCAGCACCACCTTCTTTCTCGCACCCAGCTAATCTCCCGGCGGTCACTCCTGTCCCTTCAGCGACAATGTTGGAACCGCCTATGCTCGTACCCCCACGGATCTCCACGCCAGTCCCAGTTTCGGTCTCTGCGTCGGTCCTAGTTCCGACTTCCACTGTCCCACCGCCGATAATATTCCTGCCTACAACCGCCCAAGCTCCTGCTCACGCTGCTGAACCTCCCCCGTGCCAAGTTCCACAACCCCACATTGGCCTttcttaccaagctccacctcccataaatatCGCTTATTCTGAACCGGGCACACCGAGCCACGCGGCCCCTAGAGCTCCACCTACAAATTTTCTCCCCGAGATAGAGACCGAGCAGGAGAGGAGAATGAAGAGGATGGAAGAGACCATTAAAGCCCTTCAAGCTGGTGACCCCCGACACAGGACTAGCTATCTAGATTCGACTCTCTTCCCGGGGATGTAG